The Phycisphaeraceae bacterium genome segment CCACCCACAACAGGCGCAGCGAGGGTCGTTCGTGCATCAGCGGGCCAAGGGCGTCGATCAGGTCATCATGGCCCTTGAGCTCCGCCAGCCGCGCCACGGTGCCGAGGATGAACTCATGCTCGGCGACGCCCAGCTCGCGCCGGACCTGCTCGCGCGTCCAGCGCGGGTGGAGAAATGAGTCGATCTCCATGCCGGAGTAGACGGTGACGTACTGCTCGGGTCGTCCAATGCCGGCGGCGAGCGCCTGGTCACGCATGGCGTCGGCCACGCAGACGATGCGGTGGCAGCGCCTCGCCGCGATTCGCTCGGACAGAATGTACACCGCGTTGCGCCACTTCTTCTCGTAAGGATGAAACGGCAGGCCGTGGATGGTGTGGATGATGCAGGGAACGCGCTCCTTCCACGCGGCCAGGCGACCCAGGATGCCCGCCTTGCTGGAGTGCGTATGCACCACGTCGGGCTTCCAGTCGCGGATGATCCGCCGCAGGTCGCGCAGACAGCGACGATCCTTGAGCGGGGCCAGCTCGCGCACCAGGTTGGGCGTTTCGATGAGCTCGATGCGGCGGGAAGAGGTGGGGGAGTGCGGAGTGCCGAGTGCTGAGTGCTGCGTGCCGGGTGCGTTCCGAGTTCCGAGTTCCGGGTTCCGGGCGCCTGGGTTGGGTGGCTCTGCGGCTCTGTCGTGCGGTCCCTCCGCCGCTTCGCCGCGCTGCCCCCCGTCCTCCGTGGCGCCCAAGGGCTGACGGCTGACGACGTCCTCCCCCGCCCGGAATGCCGCCGCACGATCGTACAGCGACCCTTCCGGGCCGTAGATCGGGCCATAGACCAGTGCGACGGCATGTCCGCGACGAACCTGCCCCTCGCACGAGAGGACGGTGTTCTCCTGCGATCCGCCCAGGATCAGCCGCGTCGAAATGTGCATGATGCGCAGCGACATGTGGGGAATCCACCGATGAGCACGGATGGGCACGGATGATAGGAAGAGGCAGACGCCGGCCGGGCACATGGGGAGCGCTTCTGGTACGATGGTCCCGCTTCCGTGGGTCGATCCGAATGAGTGGTCGCGTCAGTCGTCCGCCGTCGTGTACATGAAAGGGGAACCCATGCGTCAGTCTTCGTCACAGGTTCTGATCGTGGCGTTGCTGCTCGGCGCGGCGTTTCTGTCCGGCTGCCAGTCGCCGAACAGTGCGACCGTGGATGACGCCTTCCGGTCGGAACTGATCGCCATGGAGCATCGCATCTGGGACGTGCAGAAGCGGCAGGACGCCGCCGCGCTGGCCGCCCTGCTGCCGGACGACGCCTATGTGATCGAGGACACGGACGGCGAGATCGCCTCGCGCGAGGACTTCCTCGCCGCGCTGCCCGATCTGGTCATCACTGAGTACGCCATGGATGACGTAACGGTGCGGCGCATCGGCCCGCGCGCCGGTGTGCTCACCTATCGCCTGCTGGTGCGCGGCTCGTACGCCGGGCGCCCCTTCGGCAACACCTGGACCACGGTGTCCTCCATCTGGGTTGATCGAGGGAAGGGGTGGCAGAACCTGGGGTACCAGGAGACGCCGGTGAAGGAGTGACATCGCACTCGTCCGGATCGCTCCGATCGTCCTCCCCGCATCACGACTGGTGACTCATGGCGTCCGATCCCCATCCCGGCAACCAGACGCCCGACGAGATTCTGGATCAGCTCCAGCTGGCGATCCTTGACGGCCGCAAGATCGAGGCCGTCAGGATCATGCGCGAGGCCACCGGCGTCGGGCTGAAGGAGGCCAAGGACGCGGTCGAGGCGCTGGAGGCGGCGCTGCGGCAGAGTGGACCGGTGTCGATGACCGACGCCGCGGCGGCGGGACTGCGCGAGCCCTCGCCGGTGGACATGGAGCGCGTGCGCGAGGCGCTGCGGATCGGCAACTCGATCGAGGCGATCCGGATCTTCCGCGATGCCACGGGCATGTCTCTGAAGGACGCCCGAATCATGGTCCAGGAGGTGGAGAAGGAGCTGCGCGACCGCGTGCCGCAGCAGTTCGCCAGCCGGTCAGCGAAGCGCGGCTGCCTGGGCGTGCTGGTGGTCGCGGCCGGCGCCGGAGTGCTGCTCGGAGGGGTCGTGCGCCACGCGGTGCGCGTGATCGGTTGAAGTGAGTTCCAGCGGATGCGCCGTTCCGCCGCGTCGCCCGGCGCGGTACGATGATCCGACCGTCGCGCCGCGGATCGGCGCGGGGTGACTGGGGAGACTCGCCCATGGGCGTGGCACGAGCACGAGGCGCGTTCGGCGATCACCGGGTCGGGTGCGTGTTCTGGCCCGATACGCTGGGGGTCGAGCCGTGGCGCGATTATGACGGGCTGCATTACTACGGAATGCCCGGCGTGGTGGGAGCGCAGCCGGCCACGAGCGCCGGCGCGAATCCGGGCGCCGCAACCGGCGAGAACGCCTCCGTCGCCGACTCCGAACTCGACAAGAACGAACTCCAGCTGCTGCAGGAGATCTACGGCGTCCTCCGCAAGGACGGGTCGGCCTACAAGACCAAGGACGCCAAGACGCAGAAACTCGTGGACGACGTGGCCGCGTATGTCTCCGACCGCGACGCCTACTTCGGCTCGGCGGACGATTACAAGACGTATCGCGCCACGGCGAAGGCGGAGCTGGACGCCGACGGCGCCAAGCTGCGGCGCTTCATCGAACCCCCGCTGAACAGCCGCAAGGGAGAGAAGTGGAAGGACGCGCAGGAGGTCTTCTACGCCTGGGTGCGCAAGGGGTACGAGAAGGAAGTGGGCGCCGGAACCGACATCCCCAAGCTCATCCGCAGCGGCATGTCCGAGGCCATGAAAGAGGCCCTCAAGAAGGTTGAGACGAGTTACGGCAAGAAGTTCAAGGCGGGCGGGATGAACCCGCGACCGATGAAGCTTTCCGGCAAGTACCGTCTCGGCACGCTCAGCGATCACGCCACCGGCACGGCGGTGGACGTGGACGCCTCCAGCAACCCGCAGATTCCTTCGGCCACGTGGTCGGCGATCCTCAAGTACACGGGCAAATCCCTCGATCACGCCACGCGCAAGAGCAAGTGGAAGAGCAAGCCCAAGGATCTCTACGACACGATCAAGGAGATCAGCGATGAGTTCGTGAAGAAGGTGGGCGAGGCGGTGAAGAAGGAGGAGGAGGCCGCCAAGAAGGAGCAGCAGGCGGCGGAGGAAGCCGCCAAGAAGGCCGGCAAGCCCGCTCCCAAGCCCAAGAAAGTGGACGCCCTCGACGCCGCCATCGCCAAGGACGCCGACCTCAAGAAGGTGGGCAAGGCCTTCATCTCCAAGTATCACAAGACCGGGTTCCTCGGTCTGGAGTGGTCGCTGGTGGAGGCGTTCCACAAGGCGGAACTGACGTGGGGCGCCACCTATCCGGACGTGGACCTGCATCATTTCAGTCTGTAAGTCGGGCGAACTTCGCGGGCCGGCGACGAAGGCCGCGCGACACGATCGCCCAGGAGCAGTTGCATGGACTTTGCACACTACGACGCGGCAGTGAAGGCGGCGGCGGCCCGCTTCGAGCAGGGCGACCACGCCGGGGCGGCGGAGGCGTTCATCGCCATCGTCGAGAGCGACATCAGCGATCTCGACAAGGCCATGATGTCGCTCAACGTCGCGGTGGCGATGGACAAGATGGGACGAGCCGACGAGGCGCTGTCGTGGTTCGACGTGGCGATCGGCTACGAGCAGCCCTACTGCCGCGTGAACGCCGTGGAGCGCAAGGCGGCCTACCTGCACACCTCGGGCAACAACGCCGACTCGCTGGCCCTCTATGAGTGGCTGGCGGATCAGCCCTACGCGCTGGAGCACGAGAAGGAGCGATTCCGTTACAACGTCAGCGCGCTGCGCGGCCTGATGGCCGGGGCGCGGTGATCCGCGGAACCAGCGCCGTCCGCCCGCGTGACGTGAGGCGGGAACGACCCATGACGCTGACGGCGCCAAAGCATGGAACTGCGATCGTCAGGGAGCGGTCGAAGTCACCACTCGCTCACGCGCAACGTGGAGCGTCATGCCATGCATGCCGCGCCGCGTCACCCCCGCCGCCTATTCCGCTGGCGTCAGCTCCATCAGCACGTCGCGCAGGCGGGCGCGGAAGTCGGCTTCCTCGAGCCAGCCGCCGCTTTCCATGTCGGGAATGAAGCGGTGCTCCAGCGTGTTGCCGACCGCGGTCAGGCCGATCGACTCGGGCGACTCGGCCCGGATGAACCGGATCGACCGCAGCGACGCCCGCACGTGCCCGCCCGCCTGGGCGTCTTCCTGCACCAGGTCGCCGATGCCTGACCCGCAGGCGTAGATGCCGTGCTGGCTGATGTGGTGCTCGATCATTCCCAGCCAGTTGACGAAGCGCTTCTGGTAGAAGCCGTCGTAATCGATGTCGAACTCCGCGTTCACGCCCAGCGATTTGAGCCAGTCCGACACCTGTCCGGCGTATTCCCGCCCGCTGCTGATCGCGTAGGCGGCCCAGTCGTCGGGAACCAGCGATTCGTCGACGGCGAAGGGGTCGTACTCGCCCGACGCGATCGCCTCCTCGTCGGACGGAATCTCATCCAGCATCTCGACGTCATCGGGCTGTTCGAACGCGCTTCCCATCGCCTCGCCCATGGCTTCGCCAAGGCCGCTCATGGCCTCGCCCATGGCCTCGCCGACCTGCTTCATGCCCTCGACCATGGCGTCCATCATGGCGTCGGGTGAGAAGCCGAACGTCTTCTCCATGGTCTTGTTCATGTCCACGCGCCAGCCGCCGTTCTCGCGCACCAGCACGTGCTGCAGCGCGCAGGGCGGGTTCTGCGAGGGGTCCTCCACCACGTTGAAGTGGACGGGCACGACGACTTCGCCGTCCTCCACGCGGGCCTCCTCGCGGCGAAACTCCAGCGTGCCGGGCGGCGCGGACATGGAGAAATCCGCCGCGCACTTGGCGGTCAGCAGCGACTTGAGCGCCGACTCGTCGCGCTTGACGAAGGCGGCGAGAAACTCGTCCATCACCTTGTTGGCGGCGGTCAGCTCGGCGGGCGACAGTTCGGACATCGTGGTTCTCCCTCAGTCAGCGCGAAACGGAGACCGTGCGTCCGTCGCGCACCGTGGATTGTCGCATGAACCACGGGTCCGCCGCAAGCCCGCGTGAAGCGATTTGCCGCGGATTCCCGACGAGGCGATCGTCCTCGCCGCGTGCGGGTACGATCCGGCGGAGATTCCCAATGGCATGGTTTCTGCTGATCGTTGCGGGGCTGCTGGAAGTCGGCTGGGCCGTCGGGCTCAAGCAGACGGACGGTTTCACCCGGCTGTGGCCCAGCGTGCTCACCATTCTCACGATGGCCGCCAGTTTCTGGGTGCTGTCGCTGGCGGTGCGCACGATTCCTCTCGGCACCGGCTACGCCGTGTGGACCGGCATCGGTGCGGTCGGCGTGGCGGTCGTCGGCATGGCGTGGTACCGTGAACCGGCCACCGCGGCGCGCCTGGCGTGCATCGTCCTGATCGTCGTGGGCATCGTGGGGCTGAAACTGGCGTCCCCCGGCGGGAAGTCGAGCGGCGGCGACGCGGCGTCGATTCGGCCCGATGGGGAACTTCCCGCGGCGCCGGGCGTTCAATCGGAGAGGAGTTGACGCATGAACCGAACCATTCCATCGATCCTGGCCGCCGTTCTGATCTGTTCGTTCCCCGGCGCCGCCCTGGCGGATGCGCCCGGCGACGCTCTGGACACGGTGAACTGGCCGCAGTGGCGCGGACCGGGGTTGAACGGCGTCAGCCCCGCCACCAACCTGCCGGTCGAGTGGAGCGCGGAGAAGAACATCATCTGGAAGACCCCGCTGCCCCACTGGAGCGGCTCGACGCCCGTCATCTGGGGCGACCGCATCTTCGTGATGTCGCCTTCCGCTCCCGCTCCGCGCCCGGTGGAGGAGGCGGCCGACGACCCGCAGGATCCGCCCCCCGGCGGCCGCGGCGGACGGGGCGGACGAGGCGGGCGCGGGGGCGGACGCGATCCCGGCGGCAACGACATCCTGCTCTTCTGCATCTCCAAGGCCGATGGCTCCATCCTCTGGCGGCACAAGATGGATGAGGGCAATCAACTGCACATGAAGGCCAATCACGCTTCGCCTTCGCCGGTGACGGACGGCACGCATGTGTGGGCCGTCACGGGCAACGGCACCGTCACCGCCCTCACCATGACGGGCGAGGTGGTCTGGTCGCGCAACCTGCAGCAGGACTACGGCCCCTTCGGGCTGAACTGGGGCTTCGCCGCCTCGCCGCTGCTGTACGAGGGCAGGATCATCATCCCCGTGCTGCACGGCATGCGGACGGATGATCCCTCGTATGTCGTCTGCTTCGACGCCCTCACGGGTAAGGAACTCTGGCGGCAGGAACGTCCAACCGACGCCCCCGCCGAGTCACCCGACGCCTACACCACGCCGGCGGTGCTGCGGCACGGCGACGGCAGCCAGATCGTCGTCTCCGGCGGCGACTACGTCACCGGCCACGATCCCGACTCAGGCCGGGAGCTGTGGCGCGCCGCCGGGCTCAATCCCGGCAAGCAGCGCAACTACCGCATCGTGGCCTCGCCCGTCGTCGTGGGCGACCTGATCTACGCTCCCACCCGCGTGCGCCCGTTGCTGGCCTTGCGCTACGAAGGCGGCGAGAGCGAGCCCACCACGCTGGCGTGGAAGTGGGACGCTCAGGGCGCGCCCGACGTGCCCACCCCCGTCTGCGACGGCACGTACTTCTACATGGCCAGCGACAACGGCATGGTCACCTGTCTCGACGCCAGGACCGGCGAGGTGAAGTGGGGACCGGAGCGCACCGTGCAGGGCACCGTGAGCAGCTCGCCGATTCTCGCCGACGGTCGAATCTACCTGACCAACGAAGAAGGCGTGACCGTGGTGCTGGCCGCCGGGCCCCAGTTCAGGATGCTCGCCACCAATGAACTCGACGGGTCGTACACGCTCTCCTCGCCCGTCACGTCCGGCTCGCGCCTGTTCATCCGCACGGGAACGCACCTGTACTGCATCGGAAGCGAGTGACGGTCGATCTTCAGTACTCGATTGACCGCAGGCACAGCCCCTGCGGCGGCAGGGTCGGACCCGCGGCCCGGCGGTCGCGCGCGGCGAGAATGGTCGCCGCGTGTTCCGGCTCAATGCGCCCGCGTCCGACTTCCAACAGCGTGCCCGCGATGATGCGCACCATGTTGTAGAGAAACCCGCTGCCCGTCACGTCGATGTGGCAGCGATCCGGCGCGGTGGCCGTCACCGAGCAATCGAAGATGGTGCGGATCGTGGTGGCGCGGCCGTGATCGATCTGGGCGAAACTGGCGAAGTCGTGTTCGCCGACGATCAGGCGGGCCGCCAAATGCATGCGCACCGGGTCGAGCCGATGGTACGTGTAGTACAGGTACCTGCGGTCAAAGAGCGGCGGCGGCGAGGCCAGCGGCGCAAACGGGCTGTCGGCTGACGGCTGATGGCTGGCGGCTGTGGGCTCCACCCACGGCCCGCCGTGCGCGATCGAATACCGATACGTCTTCCGCCTTGCGTGGCTGATGGGATCAAAGTCATCCGGCGCCACCTCGGCGCGCAGCACCTGCACATCATCCGGCAGTCGGGAGGAGATGGCGCGGGCCAGACGCTCGATCGGGATGCGTGTCTCGGCGCTGAACGCCGCCACCTGCCCGATGGCGTGGACGCCCGCGTCGGTGCGCGAGGCGCCGAGCACCTCGACCGACGCACCGACCGTCTCTCGCACCGCCTGCTCGATCACGCCCTGCACCGTGCGCAGGGGCGGCGCACCGGGCGGTTCCTGCCGCTGCCAGCCGTGGAAGTCGGTGCCGTCGTAGGCGATGGTGAGCTTGTAGCGTGGCATGGGGTGGCGTCGCCGGGGTCAACGTGGCGGCGTGGCCTCGATCATCGCCGTGCGTCGGATGAGGGGCGCGATGAAGCCGCCCGCGGTGAAACGGCCCGCGCGATCCCCGGCAACGTCGCCCGCGCCGGCGTACAGGTCGATGCGGTTCGGCCCGAGGATCGCCCCGCCCCGGTCATGATCCACCACGAACCGCGCCTGCATCTCGGGGTCATCGAGAAACGCGGACGGCCCAGCTGAACTTCCGTCGCCCGGCGGCGCGACGGCCACCCGCTGGAACCGCACCAGCATCGGTCCGCCGGGCGGGTAGACCCGCTTGTCGGTGGCGACCGATCGCCCTTCGACGAGCGTGATGCCCAGCCCGCTCCGAGGCCACTCCGCTTCGGGAATCGCCTCGAAGAAGACGTACCGCTGATTCCGCCACGCGAAGGGGTGGAGCTGGTCGGG includes the following:
- the truA gene encoding tRNA pseudouridine(38-40) synthase TruA, whose amino-acid sequence is MPRYKLTIAYDGTDFHGWQRQEPPGAPPLRTVQGVIEQAVRETVGASVEVLGASRTDAGVHAIGQVAAFSAETRIPIERLARAISSRLPDDVQVLRAEVAPDDFDPISHARRKTYRYSIAHGGPWVEPTAASHQPSADSPFAPLASPPPLFDRRYLYYTYHRLDPVRMHLAARLIVGEHDFASFAQIDHGRATTIRTIFDCSVTATAPDRCHIDVTGSGFLYNMVRIIAGTLLEVGRGRIEPEHAATILAARDRRAAGPTLPPQGLCLRSIEY
- a CDS encoding multidrug efflux SMR transporter; its protein translation is MAWFLLIVAGLLEVGWAVGLKQTDGFTRLWPSVLTILTMAASFWVLSLAVRTIPLGTGYAVWTGIGAVGVAVVGMAWYREPATAARLACIVLIVVGIVGLKLASPGGKSSGGDAASIRPDGELPAAPGVQSERS
- a CDS encoding nuclear transport factor 2 family protein, encoding MRQSSSQVLIVALLLGAAFLSGCQSPNSATVDDAFRSELIAMEHRIWDVQKRQDAAALAALLPDDAYVIEDTDGEIASREDFLAALPDLVITEYAMDDVTVRRIGPRAGVLTYRLLVRGSYAGRPFGNTWTTVSSIWVDRGKGWQNLGYQETPVKE
- a CDS encoding PQQ-binding-like beta-propeller repeat protein; its protein translation is MNRTIPSILAAVLICSFPGAALADAPGDALDTVNWPQWRGPGLNGVSPATNLPVEWSAEKNIIWKTPLPHWSGSTPVIWGDRIFVMSPSAPAPRPVEEAADDPQDPPPGGRGGRGGRGGRGGGRDPGGNDILLFCISKADGSILWRHKMDEGNQLHMKANHASPSPVTDGTHVWAVTGNGTVTALTMTGEVVWSRNLQQDYGPFGLNWGFAASPLLYEGRIIIPVLHGMRTDDPSYVVCFDALTGKELWRQERPTDAPAESPDAYTTPAVLRHGDGSQIVVSGGDYVTGHDPDSGRELWRAAGLNPGKQRNYRIVASPVVVGDLIYAPTRVRPLLALRYEGGESEPTTLAWKWDAQGAPDVPTPVCDGTYFYMASDNGMVTCLDARTGEVKWGPERTVQGTVSSSPILADGRIYLTNEEGVTVVLAAGPQFRMLATNELDGSYTLSSPVTSGSRLFIRTGTHLYCIGSE
- a CDS encoding ribosomal protein L7/L12, yielding MASDPHPGNQTPDEILDQLQLAILDGRKIEAVRIMREATGVGLKEAKDAVEALEAALRQSGPVSMTDAAAAGLREPSPVDMERVREALRIGNSIEAIRIFRDATGMSLKDARIMVQEVEKELRDRVPQQFASRSAKRGCLGVLVVAAGAGVLLGGVVRHAVRVIG
- a CDS encoding glycosyltransferase family 4 protein; amino-acid sequence: MSLRIMHISTRLILGGSQENTVLSCEGQVRRGHAVALVYGPIYGPEGSLYDRAAAFRAGEDVVSRQPLGATEDGGQRGEAAEGPHDRAAEPPNPGARNPELGTRNAPGTQHSALGTPHSPTSSRRIELIETPNLVRELAPLKDRRCLRDLRRIIRDWKPDVVHTHSSKAGILGRLAAWKERVPCIIHTIHGLPFHPYEKKWRNAVYILSERIAARRCHRIVCVADAMRDQALAAGIGRPEQYVTVYSGMEIDSFLHPRWTREQVRRELGVAEHEFILGTVARLAELKGHDDLIDALGPLMHERPSLRLLWVGDGWWRDRLFARLRDAGLAGRVITTGLVPPEEVPKYVQAMDCLAHPSYREGLPRTVPQALLSARPVIAYDVDGTKECCRDGETGRLVKPGDLPGLCEAVRWMMDHPKERTAMGVAGRELCRTRFSAETMVDELERVYASVLEHRGGRSAGRGARR